The Pedosphaera parvula Ellin514 genome window below encodes:
- the trpC gene encoding indole-3-glycerol phosphate synthase TrpC encodes MNILDTIVEQKQVEIARLPKRNILADDLKAALQARGGARDFAGALRKPKLGKVALIAEVKKASPSAGVICKDFDPVRIAKAYEAAGASCLSVLTDEKFFQGSLEYLKQIREVVKLPLLRKDFIIDERQILEAIEWGADAILLIVAILSDAQLKHFHELATQAGLTALVEVHDEVELDRALAAGAIVVGVNNRDLKIFKVDLGTTERLAAKLRSATGGQSKLLVAESGIHTRADVERLEKCGSGAILVGESLVKHGDIKGKAAELLGV; translated from the coding sequence ATGAACATTCTCGATACCATTGTGGAGCAGAAGCAGGTGGAGATTGCGCGGCTTCCGAAGCGGAACATTTTGGCAGATGACCTGAAGGCGGCGTTGCAGGCGCGCGGGGGCGCAAGAGATTTTGCGGGAGCTTTGCGAAAGCCGAAGTTGGGCAAGGTGGCTTTGATTGCGGAGGTCAAAAAGGCGTCGCCATCGGCGGGTGTGATTTGCAAGGATTTTGATCCGGTGCGGATCGCGAAGGCGTACGAAGCTGCTGGTGCGAGTTGTTTGTCGGTCTTGACGGATGAGAAGTTTTTCCAAGGATCGCTGGAGTATTTAAAGCAAATTCGCGAAGTGGTGAAGCTGCCGTTGTTGCGCAAGGATTTTATCATTGATGAGCGGCAGATTCTGGAAGCGATTGAATGGGGGGCGGATGCGATTTTATTGATTGTGGCGATTTTGAGTGATGCGCAGTTGAAACACTTTCATGAGCTGGCGACGCAGGCAGGTTTGACGGCGTTGGTTGAAGTACATGATGAAGTTGAATTGGATCGGGCGCTGGCGGCGGGTGCAATCGTGGTGGGCGTGAATAATCGAGATTTGAAAATTTTCAAAGTGGATCTCGGAACGACTGAGAGATTGGCCGCGAAACTTCGAAGTGCGACGGGTGGGCAGAGCAAATTATTAGTGGCCGAGAGCGGGATTCATACGCGCGCGGATGTGGAGCGATTGGAGAAGTGTGGGTCGGGAGCGATATTGGTGGGCGAGTCGCTGGTCAAGCACGGGGACATCAAAGGCAAGGCAGCGGAGTTGCTGGGAGTCTGA